In Malassezia japonica chromosome 2, complete sequence, one DNA window encodes the following:
- a CDS encoding ubiquitinyl hydrolase 1 (MEROPS:MER0122467; EggNog:ENOG503P1DA; COG:O; COG:T), which yields MARRGTPRAKGRPPGGTRRQRGAASDPEEDDARLTAQLREMGLYAADTMGDGNCLFRALSDQLYGDPNHHARLRKEVRLEAHQTCDQLEAHPDKYAAFVETEKPFDAYVKAMRESGTYGGHLELAAFAQLQQKPIRIVQPGLVARARRERRRQAALDAYDASHASAPAGAALSERELRRTRRAQHREQQKGVAAPTDTLLETVGPLHIAYHNWEHYSSLRSLCGPHKGLPRIENPQNQEQHEDEELVMRSAPGHSLATVRRLLADYGDWEMVVEELIERDAAEGSAASSPSSAETTSSDGTGTQLANTTQSLHLGKNRPRRSARHANSDHSDTPPLRELAI from the exons atggcacgccgcggcacgccgcgtgcaaaagggcggccgcccggcgggacgcggcggcagcgcggcgcggcgagcgatCCCGAGGAAGACGATGCGCGGCTCaccgcgcagctgcgcgagatggGCCTGTACGCGGCGGACACGATGGGCGACGGCAACTGTTTATTTCG cgcgctctcGGACCAGCTGTACGGCGACCCCAACCACCACGCCCggctgcgcaaagaggtACGCTTAGAGGCTCATCAGACGTGtgaccagctcgaggcacACCCCGACAAGTACGCGGCGTTTGTCGAGACGGAAAAGCCGTTTGACGCGTACGtcaaggcgatgcgcgagtcTGGCACGTACGGCGGccacctcgagctcgcggcgtttgcgcagctgcagcagaaACCGATCCGGATCGTGCAGCCCGGCCTCGT cgcgcgtgcacgccgcgagcggcggcggcaggccgcgctcgacgcgtacgATGCAtcgcacgcctcggcgccggccggcgcggcgctgagcgagcgcgagctgcggcgcacgcgccgcgcgcagcaccgcgagcagcaaaagggcgtcgcggcgcctACCGATACCCTGCTCGAGACCGTCGGGCCACTGCACATTGCCTACCACAACTGGGAGCACTATTCGTCACTACGGTCGCTGTGCGGGCCGCACAAGGgcctgccgcgcatcgagaATCCCCAAAACCAGGAGCAgcacgaggacgaggagctggtcatgcgcagcgcaccgggacactcgctcgcgaccgtcCGCCGCTTGCTCGCGGACTATGGCGACTGGGAGAtggtcgtcgaggagctcattgagcgcgatgcggccgagggcagcgcggcgtcctcCCCGAGCTCTGCCGAGACGACATCGAGCGacggcaccggcacgcagctcgctaATACCACCCAGTCGCTCCATCTCGGCAAGAacaggccgcggcgcagcgcgcgccacgccaaCAGCGACCACagcgacacgccgccgctgcgcgagctcgcgatTTAA